The Agromyces marinus genome window below encodes:
- the rplJ gene encoding 50S ribosomal protein L10, translated as MANKEASVAELTNLFESSTAVLLTEYRGLTVAQLKQLRTSIREDASYAVVKNTLTKIAANNAGITAFDEDLKGPSAIAFVHGDPVAVAKALRDFAKANPLLVVKGGYFDGKPLTAEEVGKLADLESREVLLAKLAGAFKASLFGAAYLFNAPLSKAVRTVDALREKQESAA; from the coding sequence ATGGCGAACAAGGAAGCCTCGGTTGCCGAACTCACGAACCTGTTCGAGAGCTCGACCGCCGTTCTGCTGACTGAATACCGCGGCCTCACGGTTGCCCAGCTCAAGCAGCTGCGCACGTCCATCCGTGAGGACGCGAGCTACGCCGTGGTGAAGAACACGCTGACCAAGATCGCGGCGAACAACGCCGGGATCACCGCGTTCGACGAGGACCTCAAGGGTCCGTCGGCGATCGCGTTCGTGCACGGCGACCCCGTCGCCGTCGCGAAGGCTCTGCGCGACTTCGCCAAGGCGAACCCCCTCCTCGTGGTCAAGGGCGGCTACTTCGATGGCAAGCCCCTGACCGCCGAAGAGGTAGGCAAGCTCGCCGACCTCGAGTCCCGCGAAGTGCTGCTGGCGAAGCTCGCCGGTGCCTTCAAGGCCTCGCTGTTCGGAGCCGCATATCTGTTCAACGCACCGCTGTCGAAGGCCGTTCGCACGGTCGACGCGCTGCGTGAGAAGCAGGAGTCCGCTGCGTAG
- the rplL gene encoding 50S ribosomal protein L7/L12 — protein sequence MAKLSTEELLEQFKGLTLIELSEFVKAFEETFEVTAAAPVAVAGPAAAGGGAAAEEVEEKDSFDVVLEAAGDKKIQVIKVVRELTSLGLGEAKAVVDGAPKAVLEGANKETADKAKAALEEAGATVTLK from the coding sequence ATGGCGAAGCTGTCCACTGAGGAGCTGCTCGAGCAGTTCAAGGGCCTGACCCTCATCGAGCTCTCGGAGTTCGTCAAGGCGTTCGAGGAGACCTTCGAGGTCACCGCGGCCGCCCCCGTCGCCGTTGCCGGCCCCGCTGCCGCAGGCGGCGGCGCCGCTGCCGAAGAGGTCGAGGAGAAGGACTCCTTCGACGTCGTCCTCGAGGCTGCCGGCGACAAGAAGATCCAGGTCATCAAGGTCGTCCGCGAGCTCACCTCGCTCGGCCTCGGCGAGGCCAAGGCCGTCGTCGACGGTGCTCCCAAGGCCGTGCTCGAGGGCGCGAACAAGGAGACCGCCGACAAGGCGAAGGCCGCCCTCGAGGAGGCCGGCGCGACCGTCACCCTCAAGTAA
- a CDS encoding ABC transporter substrate-binding protein, with translation MTSTRSIRKLRALAVTGIAALALTACTQGGDDDGDAVVEGDFSGETLEVSAAWSGAEQENFEAVLAEFESQTGATVNYSSFGDNAATVLGGQVEGGSPPNVAVLAQPALMQQFAADGVLIPLSDDALSAVEENYSQSWIDLGSVDGEAYGVWFKASNKSTVWYNADIYDQAGATVPEDWDGFLEQLQVVSDSGYAGISVGADVGWPLTDWFENVYLRTAGGDMYDQLTNHEIPWTDPSVAEALEVLATLWGDDALMQPGAAQRTFPETVTAVFGADPDAGTVYEGDFVAGNIAEDGSSTVGENALFYDFPAVNDSAPAVVGGGDVAVAFVDDEATDALMQYLASPAAAEIWIPNGGLTSPNQGVDVSVYPDDISRQVAEALVDAEEFRFDMSDLTPSAFGGTPGQGFWQIMISFLEDPSDIAGTQQELEDAAVAAYGS, from the coding sequence ATGACATCCACACGCAGCATCCGGAAACTCCGCGCCCTCGCAGTGACGGGCATCGCCGCGCTCGCGCTGACCGCCTGCACCCAGGGCGGCGACGACGACGGCGACGCAGTCGTCGAGGGCGACTTCTCGGGCGAGACGCTCGAGGTCTCCGCAGCCTGGTCGGGCGCCGAACAGGAGAACTTCGAGGCGGTGCTCGCCGAGTTCGAATCGCAGACCGGCGCGACCGTGAACTACTCGAGCTTCGGCGACAACGCGGCGACCGTGCTCGGCGGCCAGGTCGAGGGCGGAAGCCCGCCGAACGTGGCCGTGCTCGCGCAACCCGCGCTCATGCAGCAGTTCGCCGCCGACGGGGTCCTGATCCCGCTGTCGGACGACGCCCTCTCCGCGGTCGAGGAGAACTACTCGCAGAGCTGGATCGACCTCGGCTCGGTGGACGGCGAGGCCTACGGCGTCTGGTTCAAGGCATCGAACAAGTCGACCGTCTGGTACAACGCCGATATCTACGACCAGGCCGGGGCCACCGTGCCCGAGGACTGGGACGGATTCCTCGAGCAGCTCCAGGTCGTCTCCGACTCCGGCTACGCCGGCATCTCGGTCGGCGCCGACGTCGGGTGGCCGCTCACCGACTGGTTCGAGAACGTCTACCTCCGCACCGCGGGCGGCGACATGTACGACCAGCTCACGAACCACGAGATCCCGTGGACCGACCCGTCGGTCGCCGAGGCGCTCGAGGTGCTCGCAACCCTCTGGGGCGACGACGCGCTCATGCAGCCCGGCGCCGCGCAGCGGACCTTCCCCGAGACCGTGACCGCGGTGTTCGGGGCGGACCCCGACGCCGGCACCGTCTACGAGGGCGACTTCGTCGCGGGCAACATCGCCGAGGACGGCAGTTCGACCGTCGGTGAGAACGCGCTGTTCTACGACTTCCCGGCCGTGAACGACTCCGCGCCGGCGGTCGTCGGCGGCGGCGACGTCGCGGTCGCGTTCGTCGACGACGAGGCGACCGACGCCCTCATGCAGTACCTCGCGTCGCCGGCAGCGGCCGAGATCTGGATCCCGAACGGCGGCCTCACCTCGCCGAACCAGGGGGTCGACGTCTCGGTCTATCCGGACGACATCTCGCGGCAGGTCGCCGAGGCACTCGTCGACGCGGAGGAGTTCCGCTTCGACATGTCCGACCTCACGCCGAGCGCGTTCGGCGGAACCCCGGGACAGGGGTTCTGGCAGATCATGATCTCCTTCCTGGAGGATCCGTCGGACATCGCGGGCACGCAGCAGGAACTCGAGGACGCAGCCGTCGCGGCGTACGGATCCTGA
- a CDS encoding ABC transporter permease subunit — protein MRLRKFGTILFFLLPSAILLGALVIYPIVYTAIRSLFSAAGGEFVGWDNYVTMFTNDSTFTAIRNNIIWVVVAPITCTVLGLMFAVLLERITWSTAFKLIVFMPMAISMLAAGVIFRSMFDENPNIGVVNAAIVGVQNAFSADDAAYPGASPRQDAGLASEGGIISGEQATDAGSEQAVPLVGIRSDDLPADAVQAEAPAAPGADEITGTVWLDVVRGGGGVNGEIDESEVGLPGIRVDAVADDGSIAGSAETDGAGRYAIAGLSPGAYTVALPASNFDEGAQGVSWLSASLINVVVIMSYIWIWAGFAMVMIASGLSAMDRSLQEAARVDGATEWQVFTRITAPLLSPVLMVVFVTLIINVLKIFDLVYVIPPGASKPAANVIAVEMWTVSFGGGNDAGLGSALAILLLVLVLPTMIINARRFRKERER, from the coding sequence ATGCGCCTGCGGAAGTTCGGCACCATTCTCTTCTTCCTGCTGCCCTCCGCGATCCTGCTCGGCGCGCTCGTCATCTACCCGATCGTCTACACGGCCATCCGGTCGCTGTTCAGCGCCGCGGGCGGCGAGTTCGTCGGCTGGGACAACTACGTGACGATGTTCACGAACGACTCGACGTTCACCGCCATCCGCAACAACATCATCTGGGTGGTCGTCGCCCCCATCACGTGCACCGTGCTCGGCCTGATGTTCGCGGTCCTGCTCGAACGCATCACGTGGTCGACCGCGTTCAAGCTCATCGTCTTCATGCCGATGGCGATCTCGATGCTCGCCGCGGGCGTGATCTTCCGGAGCATGTTCGACGAGAACCCGAACATCGGCGTGGTCAACGCCGCGATCGTCGGCGTGCAGAACGCGTTCAGCGCAGACGATGCCGCGTATCCGGGCGCGAGCCCGCGTCAGGATGCGGGCCTGGCCTCCGAGGGCGGCATCATCTCCGGCGAGCAGGCGACGGATGCCGGCTCCGAGCAGGCCGTCCCGCTGGTCGGCATCCGCTCGGACGACCTGCCCGCCGACGCGGTCCAGGCCGAAGCGCCCGCGGCGCCCGGAGCGGATGAGATCACGGGGACGGTCTGGCTCGACGTGGTGCGCGGCGGCGGCGGGGTCAACGGCGAGATCGACGAGAGCGAGGTGGGGCTGCCCGGCATCCGGGTCGATGCGGTCGCCGACGACGGCTCGATCGCCGGTTCGGCCGAGACCGACGGGGCCGGCCGGTACGCCATCGCGGGGCTGTCTCCCGGTGCGTACACCGTCGCACTCCCGGCATCCAACTTCGACGAGGGCGCCCAGGGCGTGTCGTGGCTCAGCGCATCGCTGATCAACGTCGTGGTGATCATGTCGTACATCTGGATCTGGGCCGGGTTCGCGATGGTCATGATCGCGTCGGGCCTCTCGGCGATGGACCGGTCGCTCCAGGAGGCCGCACGCGTGGACGGCGCGACCGAGTGGCAGGTGTTCACGCGGATCACCGCACCGCTGCTTTCTCCGGTCCTGATGGTCGTGTTCGTGACGCTCATCATCAACGTGCTGAAGATCTTCGACCTCGTGTACGTGATCCCGCCCGGCGCATCCAAACCCGCGGCGAACGTGATCGCCGTCGAGATGTGGACGGTCTCGTTCGGCGGCGGGAACGATGCCGGCCTCGGGAGCGCGCTCGCGATCCTCCTGCTCGTCCTCGTGCTGCCGACGATGATCATCAACGCCCGGCGCTTCCGGAAGGAGCGGGAGCGATGA
- a CDS encoding carbohydrate ABC transporter permease — MTGTDLSIVRGEKTFAQRILGFFGNAFVNVLLILVAVFWLVPSIGLFITSFRSSADSASSGWWTVFTAPAQLTLENYANLIQNPTIMGSLWNTIVIVVPTTIAVAVIGSLAGYAFAWIDFPSRDWLLIAVIVLLAVPLQVAFIPLARLFGELGIFGTVFGVILFHTAFGLPFAIFLMRNFFTQIPSELLEAARIDGASEWRIFARVVLPLGGPAIASLAIFQFLWTWNDMLVALIFTNSQSQPLTVAIQSQLRQFGANLDVLSSGAFLSMILPLVVFFAFQRYFVQALLAGSQR; from the coding sequence ATGACCGGCACCGACCTCTCGATCGTGCGGGGCGAGAAGACGTTCGCCCAGCGGATCCTCGGCTTCTTCGGCAACGCGTTCGTCAACGTCCTGCTCATCCTCGTCGCGGTGTTCTGGCTGGTGCCGAGCATCGGCCTGTTCATCACGTCGTTCCGGTCGTCGGCCGACAGCGCGTCGTCGGGCTGGTGGACGGTGTTCACCGCCCCCGCGCAGCTCACGCTCGAGAACTACGCGAACCTCATCCAGAACCCGACCATCATGGGCTCGCTCTGGAACACGATCGTCATCGTCGTGCCGACCACGATCGCCGTGGCGGTGATCGGCTCGCTCGCGGGGTACGCATTCGCCTGGATCGACTTCCCCTCCCGTGACTGGCTGCTGATCGCCGTCATCGTGCTCCTGGCCGTCCCGTTGCAGGTCGCGTTCATCCCGCTCGCCCGGCTGTTCGGCGAACTCGGCATCTTCGGCACGGTGTTCGGCGTCATCCTCTTCCACACCGCGTTCGGGCTCCCGTTCGCCATCTTCCTCATGCGCAACTTCTTCACGCAGATCCCCTCCGAACTGCTCGAGGCGGCCCGCATCGACGGTGCGAGCGAGTGGCGGATCTTCGCGCGGGTCGTGCTGCCGCTCGGCGGGCCCGCGATCGCGTCGCTCGCGATCTTCCAGTTCCTCTGGACGTGGAACGACATGCTCGTCGCGCTGATCTTCACCAACTCGCAGTCGCAACCGTTGACCGTCGCGATCCAGAGCCAGCTGCGGCAGTTCGGCGCGAACCTCGACGTGCTCTCGTCGGGTGCGTTCCTGTCGATGATCCTGCCGCTCGTGGTGTTCTTCGCGTTCCAGCGGTACTTCGTGCAGGCGCTCCTGGCGGGGTCGCAGCGGTAG
- a CDS encoding ABC transporter ATP-binding protein — protein MSMHASTPGGQTGRMGKPRTRISGADEDAQRAENAAAPKIPHLMRRIAELFAPHRAALVVTVVLVLVGAALSVIPPLLTERAFDDGLFPVGADGQVTGPDLPVLTGIVSIMLGVYVVSSLLGVWQAWLTANVGNKVMGALRVRMFSHLQQMELSFFTRTKTGVIQSRLQNDVGGVASVLTNTVSSVLGNTVTVISAFVAMLLLNWQLTIIAVVLLPVIVFAQRRVGQVRARIAAKTQESLSEMTAITQETLSVSGILLSKSFTRQRSEIERYGDENGNQIHLQVRQAMTGQWFFAMVGIFMSAIPAIVYLVAGWLLQAGTTDITAGTIVAFTTVQARLLFPMMALMRVALDLQTSGALFARIFEYLDLRPTITDAPDARPVPTGADAAGRPLVGRVEFDRVSFRYPDADDDGRPTLDDVSFTIEPGQYAAFVGPSGAGKTTVSYLVPRLYEATSGTVRFAGADVRELTQESLVSSIGIVSQETYLFHASIAENLRYAKPEATDAEVEAAARAANIHETIASFPDGYDTVVGERGYRLSGGEKQRIAIARVLLKDPPVLVLDEATSALDTISERVVQSALDDASRGRTTIAIAHRLSTIVSADVIFVVVAGRIAERGTHAELIARGGVYASLSRQQAEQPAAATS, from the coding sequence ATGAGCATGCACGCGAGCACCCCGGGCGGCCAGACCGGCCGCATGGGCAAGCCGCGGACCCGGATCAGCGGCGCCGACGAAGACGCGCAGCGCGCCGAGAACGCCGCGGCGCCGAAGATCCCGCACCTGATGCGGCGCATCGCCGAACTGTTCGCACCGCACCGTGCGGCGCTCGTCGTCACGGTCGTGCTCGTGCTCGTGGGCGCCGCGCTGAGCGTCATCCCCCCGCTGCTGACCGAGCGCGCGTTCGACGACGGGCTGTTCCCCGTCGGCGCCGACGGGCAGGTGACCGGACCGGACCTGCCCGTGCTCACCGGGATCGTCTCGATCATGCTGGGCGTGTACGTCGTCTCCTCGCTCCTCGGCGTGTGGCAGGCCTGGCTGACCGCGAACGTCGGCAACAAGGTGATGGGTGCGCTGCGCGTGCGCATGTTCTCCCACCTCCAGCAGATGGAGCTGAGCTTCTTCACCCGTACGAAGACGGGCGTGATCCAGTCGCGGTTGCAGAACGACGTCGGCGGCGTGGCATCCGTTCTGACCAACACCGTCTCGAGCGTGCTGGGCAACACCGTCACCGTGATCTCGGCGTTCGTGGCCATGCTGCTGCTGAACTGGCAGCTCACGATCATCGCGGTCGTGCTGCTCCCGGTCATCGTCTTCGCGCAGCGTCGCGTGGGGCAGGTGCGCGCGCGCATCGCCGCGAAGACGCAGGAGTCGCTTTCGGAGATGACCGCGATCACGCAGGAGACGCTGTCGGTCTCGGGCATCCTGCTCTCGAAGAGCTTCACGCGGCAGCGCAGCGAGATCGAGCGGTACGGCGACGAGAACGGCAACCAGATCCACCTGCAGGTGCGCCAGGCCATGACGGGGCAGTGGTTCTTCGCGATGGTCGGCATCTTCATGTCGGCGATCCCCGCGATCGTCTACCTCGTCGCGGGGTGGCTGCTCCAGGCCGGCACGACCGACATCACCGCCGGCACGATCGTGGCGTTCACGACCGTGCAGGCGAGGCTGCTGTTCCCGATGATGGCGCTCATGCGGGTCGCGCTCGACCTGCAGACCTCGGGGGCGCTGTTCGCGCGCATCTTCGAGTACCTCGACCTGCGGCCGACGATCACCGACGCACCCGATGCGCGTCCGGTCCCCACGGGGGCGGATGCCGCAGGGCGGCCGCTCGTCGGCCGGGTCGAGTTCGACCGCGTCTCGTTCCGCTACCCCGACGCCGACGACGACGGGCGGCCGACGCTCGACGACGTGTCGTTCACGATCGAGCCCGGACAGTACGCGGCGTTCGTGGGCCCGAGCGGGGCGGGCAAGACGACCGTGTCGTACCTCGTGCCGCGGCTCTACGAGGCGACGAGCGGCACGGTGCGGTTCGCCGGCGCCGACGTCCGCGAACTCACCCAGGAGTCGCTCGTGTCGAGCATCGGCATCGTGAGCCAGGAGACCTACCTCTTCCACGCGTCGATCGCCGAGAACCTGCGCTACGCCAAGCCCGAGGCGACCGATGCCGAGGTCGAGGCCGCGGCGCGCGCCGCGAACATCCACGAGACGATCGCCTCGTTCCCGGACGGGTACGACACCGTCGTCGGCGAGCGCGGGTACCGCCTCTCGGGCGGTGAGAAGCAGCGCATCGCGATCGCCCGGGTGCTGCTGAAGGATCCGCCGGTGCTCGTGCTCGACGAGGCCACGAGCGCGCTCGACACGATCAGCGAGCGGGTCGTGCAGTCCGCGCTCGACGACGCCTCGCGCGGGCGCACCACGATCGCGATCGCACATCGGCTCTCGACGATCGTCTCCGCCGACGTCATCTTCGTGGTCGTGGCCGGGCGGATCGCCGAGCGCGGCACGCACGCGGAGCTCATCGCACGCGGCGGGGTGTACGCCTCGTTGTCCCGCCAGCAGGCCGAACAGCCCGCGGCCGCGACGTCCTGA
- a CDS encoding DUF305 domain-containing protein: MTPDEDAVTRDHDPHAGAGRRGIGRWAVVVAAAVAVVAVAAVSFSIGRLSTIGEEPPANASAEAGFARDMQVHHQQGVELAMIVRDATDDPDVRLLAYDQATAQAQQSGQMYGWLEEWGLPQAGPEPSMTWMTRPELDGSTHGAHGSGESAHRPGEPMPGLATPAEVAELRELEGVEAERRFLELMIAHHGGAVEMADAALARSTYPVVVSLAESIASSQQAEIDLMERMLAERS, translated from the coding sequence GTGACGCCTGACGAGGACGCCGTCACCCGCGACCACGACCCGCACGCCGGGGCCGGCCGGCGCGGGATCGGCCGGTGGGCCGTCGTCGTCGCGGCCGCCGTCGCCGTGGTCGCGGTCGCCGCCGTGTCGTTCTCGATCGGCCGGCTCTCGACGATCGGCGAGGAGCCGCCGGCGAACGCGAGCGCCGAGGCGGGCTTCGCCCGCGACATGCAGGTGCACCACCAGCAGGGCGTCGAGCTCGCGATGATCGTCCGCGACGCGACCGACGACCCCGACGTGCGCCTGCTCGCCTACGACCAGGCGACGGCGCAGGCGCAGCAGTCCGGCCAGATGTACGGGTGGCTCGAGGAGTGGGGGCTCCCCCAGGCCGGACCCGAGCCCTCGATGACCTGGATGACCCGGCCCGAGCTCGACGGCAGCACGCATGGCGCGCACGGGTCGGGCGAGTCCGCCCACCGCCCCGGCGAGCCCATGCCGGGCCTCGCGACCCCCGCCGAGGTCGCGGAGCTGCGCGAGCTCGAGGGCGTCGAGGCCGAACGACGCTTCCTCGAGCTGATGATCGCCCACCACGGCGGTGCGGTCGAGATGGCGGATGCCGCGCTCGCGCGCTCCACGTACCCCGTCGTCGTCTCGCTCGCCGAGTCGATCGCGTCGAGCCAGCAGGCCGAGATCGACCTCATGGAGCGGATGCTCGCCGAGCGTTCGTAG
- a CDS encoding DUF3105 domain-containing protein, which yields MSAPGSKPTIKQQRAAERERKLEEFRKRESRMKRNRLIAIWGSVGAGVVIVGLVAASIVLAPRSPSYTAGGEGAEIEGVATFENSSAHVETPVDYEQTPPAGGEHHPYWLNCGVYEEPVPNEYAVHSQEHGAIWVTYDADALTDDELSTLRSVLPSTYVILSPFDGLPAPIVLSGWNVQLEVDEADDPRIAEFVEEYWQSSDVPEPGASCTGAIDAPGKVS from the coding sequence ATGAGCGCGCCCGGAAGCAAGCCCACCATCAAGCAGCAGCGCGCTGCCGAACGCGAACGCAAGCTCGAGGAGTTCCGCAAGCGCGAGTCGCGCATGAAGCGCAACCGCCTCATCGCGATCTGGGGTTCGGTGGGCGCGGGCGTGGTGATCGTCGGGCTGGTGGCCGCGTCGATCGTGCTCGCGCCGCGGAGCCCGTCCTACACGGCCGGCGGCGAGGGCGCCGAGATCGAGGGCGTCGCGACGTTCGAGAACAGCTCCGCCCACGTCGAGACCCCCGTGGACTACGAGCAGACCCCGCCCGCCGGCGGCGAGCACCACCCGTACTGGCTGAACTGCGGCGTCTACGAGGAGCCGGTCCCGAACGAGTACGCGGTGCACTCGCAGGAGCACGGTGCGATCTGGGTGACCTACGACGCCGACGCGCTCACGGACGACGAGCTGTCGACCCTGCGCTCGGTGCTGCCGTCGACGTACGTCATCCTGTCGCCGTTCGACGGACTGCCCGCCCCGATCGTCCTCAGCGGCTGGAACGTCCAGCTCGAGGTCGACGAGGCCGACGACCCGCGCATCGCGGAGTTCGTCGAGGAGTACTGGCAGAGCAGCGACGTCCCCGAGCCCGGCGCATCGTGCACCGGCGCGATCGACGCCCCGGGCAAGGTGTCGTGA
- a CDS encoding cystathionine beta-synthase: MKYAAHITELVGDTPLVRLNRVTEGVTDATVLVKLEYLNPGGSSKDRIARNIIDAAEREGKLKPGGTIVEPTSGNTGVGLALVAQERGYRCVFVCPDKVSEDKRNVLKAYGAEVVVTPTAVAPDSPESYYGVSDRLAREIPGAFKPDQYSNPNGPLSHYETTGPEIWRDTEGKVTHFVAGVGTGGTITGTGRYLREVSGDTVRIVGADPEGSVYSGGTGRPYFVEGVGEDFWPTAYDPSVPHEIIAVTDAESIEMTRRLAREEGILVGGSSGMAVVAALKAAASASPDDVFVVLLPDSGRGYLGKIFNDKWLRAYGFGNAPAGHTIRDILAAKADRTAPFVYVHPNDTVREAIDRMTEAGVSQLVVLSAEPPVVLGEVVGALHEDDLLDQVFSGRAKLTDEVSAVVGEALPLIGVNEPVATARQAFGEAPAMLVTDGGKALGVITRTDLLSYLSS; encoded by the coding sequence ATGAAGTACGCAGCCCACATCACCGAACTCGTCGGCGACACGCCCCTTGTGAGGCTCAACCGGGTCACCGAGGGCGTGACGGATGCCACGGTGCTCGTCAAGCTCGAGTACCTGAACCCCGGCGGCTCATCGAAGGACCGCATCGCGCGCAACATCATCGACGCGGCCGAGCGCGAGGGCAAGCTGAAGCCGGGCGGCACGATCGTCGAGCCCACGTCGGGGAACACGGGCGTCGGCCTCGCCCTCGTCGCGCAGGAGCGCGGCTACCGGTGCGTGTTCGTGTGCCCCGACAAGGTCTCGGAGGACAAGCGGAACGTGCTGAAGGCCTACGGCGCCGAGGTCGTCGTGACGCCGACCGCGGTCGCGCCCGACAGCCCCGAGTCGTACTACGGCGTGTCCGACCGGCTGGCGCGCGAGATCCCGGGCGCGTTCAAGCCCGACCAGTACTCGAACCCGAACGGCCCGCTCTCGCACTACGAGACGACCGGGCCTGAGATCTGGCGCGACACCGAGGGGAAGGTCACGCACTTCGTGGCCGGCGTCGGCACGGGTGGCACGATCACGGGCACCGGCCGCTACCTCCGCGAGGTCTCGGGCGACACGGTGCGCATCGTCGGGGCCGACCCCGAGGGCTCGGTCTACTCGGGCGGCACCGGCCGGCCCTACTTCGTCGAGGGCGTCGGCGAGGACTTCTGGCCGACCGCGTACGACCCGAGCGTGCCGCACGAGATCATCGCGGTGACCGACGCCGAGTCGATCGAGATGACGCGGCGCCTCGCCCGCGAGGAGGGCATCCTCGTCGGCGGTTCGAGCGGCATGGCCGTCGTCGCGGCGCTCAAGGCCGCGGCATCCGCCTCGCCTGACGACGTCTTCGTCGTGCTGCTGCCCGACTCGGGGCGCGGGTACCTCGGCAAGATCTTCAACGACAAGTGGCTGCGCGCGTACGGCTTCGGCAACGCGCCCGCGGGCCACACCATCCGCGACATCCTCGCGGCGAAGGCCGACCGCACCGCGCCGTTCGTCTACGTGCATCCGAACGACACCGTGCGCGAGGCCATCGACCGGATGACCGAGGCCGGCGTCTCGCAGCTGGTCGTGCTCTCGGCCGAGCCGCCTGTCGTGCTCGGCGAGGTCGTCGGCGCGCTGCACGAGGACGACCTGCTCGACCAGGTGTTCTCGGGGCGTGCGAAGCTCACCGACGAGGTGTCGGCGGTGGTCGGCGAGGCGCTGCCGCTCATCGGCGTGAACGAGCCGGTCGCGACCGCACGCCAGGCGTTCGGCGAGGCGCCCGCGATGCTCGTCACCGACGGCGGCAAGGCGCTCGGCGTGATCACGCGCACCGACCTGCTCTCGTACCTCTCCTCCTGA
- a CDS encoding cystathionine gamma-synthase, translating into MHHDTGFDTRAIHAGQEFDPTTGAVIPPIHVTSTYAQDGIGGLRGGYEYSRGGNPTRTALETQLAALEGGIRGLSFASGLAAEDALLRTVLRPGDHVVIGNDVYGGTHRLIRRIFGDWGVRHSTVDTSDLDAVRAAIELGTTKVLWVETPSNPLMKISDIAALAELGDEAGLTVVVDNTFASPALQQPVALGAHVVVHSTTKYLGGHSDVVGGALVFAPGREELAERVGFTQFAAGAVSAPFDAFLTTRGIKTLGVRMQRHSQNALAIARRLDEHPAVARVLYPGLESHPGHALAARQMSGFGGMVSIDLVGGGAAARRFAESTELFTLAESLGGVESLVNYPSEMTHASVKGTEAEVPESIVRLSVGIEDVDDLLADIDGALGRV; encoded by the coding sequence ATGCATCACGACACCGGCTTCGACACCCGCGCGATCCACGCGGGCCAGGAGTTCGACCCCACGACCGGCGCGGTGATCCCGCCGATCCACGTGACCTCGACGTACGCGCAGGACGGCATCGGCGGCCTCCGCGGCGGGTACGAGTACTCGCGCGGCGGCAACCCGACGCGCACCGCGCTCGAGACCCAGCTCGCCGCGCTCGAGGGCGGCATCCGCGGCCTGTCGTTCGCGTCGGGCCTCGCGGCGGAGGATGCGCTGCTGCGCACGGTGCTTCGGCCCGGCGACCACGTGGTGATCGGCAACGACGTGTACGGCGGCACGCACCGGCTCATCCGCCGCATCTTCGGCGACTGGGGCGTTCGCCACTCGACGGTCGACACGAGCGACCTCGACGCGGTGCGTGCCGCGATCGAGCTCGGCACCACGAAGGTGCTGTGGGTCGAGACGCCGTCGAACCCGCTCATGAAGATCTCGGACATCGCGGCGCTCGCCGAGCTCGGCGACGAAGCGGGCCTCACCGTCGTGGTCGACAACACGTTCGCGAGCCCGGCGCTGCAGCAGCCGGTCGCGCTCGGCGCGCACGTGGTCGTGCACTCGACGACGAAGTACCTCGGCGGGCACTCCGACGTCGTCGGCGGCGCGCTGGTGTTCGCGCCCGGCCGGGAGGAGCTCGCCGAGCGCGTCGGCTTCACGCAGTTCGCGGCCGGCGCGGTCTCGGCGCCGTTCGACGCGTTCCTCACGACGCGCGGCATCAAGACCCTGGGGGTCCGGATGCAGCGGCACAGCCAGAACGCGCTCGCGATCGCGCGACGGCTCGACGAGCATCCAGCGGTCGCTCGCGTGCTGTACCCGGGCCTCGAGTCGCACCCGGGCCACGCGCTCGCCGCGCGGCAGATGTCGGGCTTCGGCGGCATGGTGTCGATCGATCTCGTGGGCGGCGGCGCGGCCGCGCGCCGGTTCGCGGAGTCGACCGAGCTGTTCACGCTGGCCGAGTCGCTCGGCGGCGTCGAGTCGCTCGTGAACTACCCGTCGGAGATGACGCACGCGTCGGTGAAGGGCACCGAGGCCGAGGTGCCGGAGTCGATCGTGCGCCTCTCGGTCGGCATCGAGGATGTGGACGACCTGCTTGCCGACATCGACGGGGCGCTCGGGCGGGTGTAG